The Lineus longissimus chromosome 2, tnLinLong1.2, whole genome shotgun sequence genome window below encodes:
- the LOC135482909 gene encoding uncharacterized protein LOC135482909 — translation MDKAKRKPNFSEGEKYRLCEEYENVFNVVTGKFSANISNKKKHDAWQNITSAMNRRNPSVTRSDADYLKKWQNLCSNAKDEYRKYRKELAKTGGGPAPVEPSLISQKVLAILGEDDPTLTGIEGGIENTPAVVSNTPTTSTSTASGSSSSSTDSIREQQSQACSQLLTTRRSLTPSAIPDPCPPLPDVESATKKQKASVNEEATARAASHAELLDLEKTRSTLEIEKLKLEKTKLVLEIEVLQLKKRKLERDEVALLKKKPASLQSFLSDVNWAYEEFWPTRTKKSQILLKQLIYMYCNKVLLTVNIFLITVLGDLNKETSNLLYDLNIYLKLPYCTLDCT, via the exons ATGGACAAGGCTAAGCGCAAGCCAAATTTTTCGGAAGGTGAAAAATATCGACTTTGCGAGGAATATGAGAATGTATTTAATGTAGTGACGGGAAAGTTCAGTGCCAATATTTCAAATAAGAAGAAACATGATGCGTGGCAGAATATCACCTCCGCCATGAATAGGCGAAATCCGTCGGTTACGAGGTCCGATGCTGACTATCTCAAGAAATGGCAGAATTTGTGTTCAAATGCAAAGGATGAATACAGGAAATATCGTAAAGAGCTAGCTAAAACAG GAGGAGGACCGGCACCAGTTGAACCGTCACTGATTTCGCAGAAAGTGTTGGCAATTTTGGGTGAAGATGACCCAACACTCACAGGGATAGAAGGTGGCATTGAAAACACGCCGGCTGTTGTCTCAAATACTCCCACTACAAGTACATCTACGGCAAGTGGAAGTAGTAGTTCaag TACGGATTCCATTCGTGAACAGCAATCGCAAGCATGCAGTCAACTTCTTACAACGAGAAGGAGTCTTACACCGTCTGCAATTCCGGATCCTTGTCCCCCTTTGCCAGACGTGGAATCAGCTACGAAGAAACAAAAAGCCAGTGTCAATGAAGAAGCTACAGCCCGAGCAGCCAGCCACGCAGAGCTTTTGGATCTCGAGAAGACGAGGTCCACATTAGAAATCGAAAAGCTTAAATTGGAGAAAACTAAACTTGTTTTAGAAATTGAAGTGTTGCAACTTAAGAAGAGAAAGCTTGAACGAGATGAAGTTG cATTGTTAAAGAAAAAACCTGCAAGTTTGCAGTCTTTTCTTTCTGATGTGAATTGGGCCTACGAAGAG TTCTGGCCGACCCGAACGAAGAAAAGTCAAAT ATTGCTGAAACAACTGATCTACATGTACTGCAACAAAGTACTATTGACTGTGAAT ATATTCCTTATTACAGTTCTCGGCGACCTTAACAAAGAAACGTCAAAT CTGCTCTATGATCTTAAT ATCTACCTCAAATTGCCCTACTGTACCCTTGATTGCACCTGA